One window from the genome of Salvia splendens isolate huo1 chromosome 9, SspV2, whole genome shotgun sequence encodes:
- the LOC121748439 gene encoding uncharacterized protein LOC121748439: MAPNHSGVNLNAEEKKKWAELSQLPYRVARYPCPITIRRLGIEQCFNELCEEGQLNGLFMAQRNPSYQRLTLEFLSTLEVIMNRREIVAIKFRMRNAEYTVTMAQFKEIFGFSGEVYREPFNFSHNANDFWKAITTVDDNFAANRAKGSLIRNPALRLLQKACVCYPFARHEHGSVQRDELFLLWTILHKEAPLNLGHFMIKHLERASKKKTGTLCVGAVVSAIALHLGVSTRGLVADIGDNLMDFGFLRRTRLVGVDQRGQIYLIQRAADHYPLPDTVNTYVNGPFHKENWKMKAAVHEQVTAVNPRNLQFRDVSPSSSVDEAPHMGFPEIEMGDEQNEEENEEEGEDQPTYQGGDEAGTSTQRTRSRQERQEEDYGSINERLTRMELRQQEYWVQNEARWDQFETNWTQFTDFNNAQWANINARFDEFRGQWQHPPPPPQ, translated from the coding sequence ATGGCGCCCAACCACTCTGGAGTTAATTTGAATGccgaagagaagaagaaatgggCCGAACTCTCACAACTACCCTACCGGGTAGCTAGATATCCATGCCCTATCACAATCCGACGGTTGGGCATTGAGCAGTGCTtcaatgagctatgtgaagagGGGCAACTAAATGGGCTCTTCATGGCACAGAGGAACCCCTCCTATCAGAGGCTTACACTGGAGTTCTTGTCTACCCTTGAGGTAATCATGAACAGGAGGGAGATAGTTGCCATCAAGTTTCGTATGAGGAATGCTGAGTACACAGTGACGATGGCACAATTCAAGGAGATCTTTGGATTTTCAGGGGAGGTGTATAGAGAGCCGTTTAACTTCAGTCACAATGCGAATGACTTCTGGAAGGCCATCACTACCGTTGATGACAACTTCGCCGCCAACAGGGCAAAGGGTTCTCTCATTAGGAACCCAGCCTTGCGCTTACTCCAGAAGGCGTGTGTATGTTACCCCTTCGCTCGTCATGAGCATGGGAGTGTGCAGAGAGACGAGCTCTTCCTGTTATGGACTATTTTGCACAAGGAGGCTCCCTTGAATTTGGGCCACTTCATGATCAAACATCTTGAGAGGGCTTCGAAGAAGAAAACCGGCACACTCTGTGTCGGTGCGGTTGTGTCAGCTATTGCACTCCATCTGGGAGTGTCGACGAGGGGCTTGGTCGCCGACATTGGTGACAACTTGATGGACTTCGGCTTTCTGAGAAGAACAAGGCTGGTCGGAGTGGACCAACGAGGGCAGATATATTTGATACAGAGGGCAGCAGATCATTACCCCCTCCCGGACACCGTCAACACCTATGTGAACGGTCCTTTCCACAAGGAAAACTGGAAGATGAAGGCTGCGGTCCACGAACAAGTCACGGCGGTGAATCCGCGGAACTTGCAATTTAGGGAtgtgagcccgagctcgagtgTTGATGAAGCGCCCCACATGGGCTTTCCCGAGATCGAGATGGGGGACGAgcagaatgaagaagaaaatgaggagGAAGGTGAGGATCAACCGACCTACCAAGGGGGAGATGAAGCCGGGACAAGCACGCAGAGGACACGAAGCCGACAAGAGCGACAAGAGGAGGACTACGGCTCGATCAATGAGAGGTTGACACGGATGGAGTTGCGTCAGCAGGAATATTGGGTCCAGAATGAAGCGCGATGGGACCAGTTCGAAACCAACTGGACCCAATTCACTGATTTCAACAATGCACAATGGGCCAACATCAATGCCCGATTCGATGAATTCCGTGGCCAGTGGCAGcatccgcctcctcctccgcagTGA